The DNA segment CTAGATGTTTTAGAGAATACTTTATTTGTACTCATTGTTGATTATAGCGGAAGGTTAAAGAGGACCATCAGTCCGGTGGTTATTTTACTTTTCACACCGATGAGATTTTTTCCATGTAAATCACTATGTATTTGTGTGCATGTGTTTAATGTTACTCCGTTACTGATTTGCTAGCTGAAACTATCCTCAACGTTTATAACAAGATGAGAGGTTAATTGTGCAGAATATGTTTACCAGTTGGTGAATTTACTAGTTATACACATTGAAGTTGTTTGGTTCACCCTTGACACTAAATTGAGATGGCTGCGGAGCAGAGGAGCCAAACAACGCTGGCCAGAACAAACGTGCCTGGCTGCCTGCTGCCCTCTGCGCATAGTGCAAAAAGTCGGACCGGCCATCGAACCGGTCAAGCTTCTGGTTCACCGGCTCACTGGTCTGACCGCAGTGGCGGATCTAAAAAATCAATTAGTTAGTGTCATAACGTAtctatcggtgtcatagtaTGTTAATTATGCTTAGATCATGATGTTATGACATATGGATAAACAGGTTTACTATAGATTTTGCCCAAAGTCATCGGTGTCGCCTAACACCGGCCATAGTACTGTAGATCTGCCCCTGTCTGACCGCCGGGTCATCCGGTTCGACTGCAGAACCAGAGCATTCATATCATATGTGTACTCCCCTTTAAACAGCATGTGTAAGTAGTCTAGTTAGCTTAGTTGTTGAACTTGTAACGAGGCATCCAGGGTTCGATTCCCATCTCCCCCAccctttttttcatttattcgCCGGTTCAGATGCGTCCGGTTCGCCGGTTTTCACCCAAAAACCGCCCGGGTCTTCCGGTTGTGACCGGTTCGATTGCATATCCGGTCCTTGCAGCAAACCGAACCGGCTGAGGGGCTGGTTCCGGTTTTTCCCGGTTCAACCGCCGGGCCGGTCTGGTTTTTTGTATTATGCCTCTGCGTCACACGGTGAAATTGTCTCGGGCTGACGGATCGGAGCGCTCGGCCCCGCGTGGGAGACACATGGGCCGGATCTTTCGTTTGTTTCGCACACTTGGCCCATGTGTCGCCCACACTGCGTGACCAAGGCAAGCACATCAGGAAGGAAGAAGCCAACTTCAGATTTCAGAGGCATCATTTCAGACCTCCGACATGTCAGCAACAGGGTTAACAATTTCGGAACGAAAATgtccaaaattcaaatttcaggTTTACCGGTGGGTCTTCTTGATAGGATGTTCTACCAgctgaaaatttatttattttttattttaggaaaaaaacaaaagtgtTAATTTAGCAAAATTTGTGAAgactttgaaaattttcattcgAAATCTCTGAAATTTCGGTCACACTTGGTATAGTTATGTATTCTGAAATAGTAAACCCTGATCAGCGGCACTTAATACCGCTTGAAATTAGCATCATCCAAAGTGAAAGCAAGCAGAGCATTACATTTAAGCATATGGTCTGTGAAGACTGAGCAACAAATTGACAATTTATTTGTAGTCTGGTGAGGGAATGACATGCGAATTATTACAGGAGAAACGCAGTGGCATGCGAAGTGTCGAATCAAAGTCAGAACAATTCAAGTGTGCGCTTGGCCATGAGCTTGTTGGTACCGTGCCAAAGATCCCTTTTTTTCGTTACAACGGGCACTCCAGCAAGTGTCCCTGATCTTTCAGCGACTCGACACAATCACCAAACATCTCTTGCACCCCTTTGAACTTGAAACCCAGCTGCTGGATCTTGGATGTGTTTAGCTCATATGACTGTTTCTCATATGGGTTCCTCAAGCTGCACAGCAATTAATTCCAAGACGAGAGTTTCAGTAAACAAAAATACAGTAAACAAAACTGCTTGTAATTAAGTTGTAAGCATCAGAGATGCAAGGGATTTAAGTGTTTCAATTGACTGACCTCCTTGGGATGGGAAAAATTGGAAATTGCTTCGCAAGCAAGGCGACTAATTCGTTGTTGTCAAGAACAACGGAGTTGCAGAGATATCTCCCAGTAGCCTGAGGTGCTTCGTACACCAGAATGTGGCAGCTCGCCACATCGTCGATGTGAACATATCCCATTCTCCCATACGAGATGAATCTATCTGTGTCACCTGCAAGATCATTCCATTGGCAAATAGCAACCCATTTCGTTAGCTGAGTAGCTAAGAAAGattaaagtttgaagaaaaacagtAGAAGAGAAGAGTAAACGGTCTGTATTTGCAGCAACCTTTCAGAGATAAATAGTGATTCCAGAAGAAACAAGAAATACCTTGAAGTAAGCCAAGGATGTCTGAAGCAGTGACAGACAGTTCATGTGATAAACTGGGCCCAATCACAAATGATGGAAGAACAGTTACAAGGTCAATGTTGTTCTCCTTGGCAAACTCCCATGCCGCTTTCTCTGCAGATATCTTTGCCAGGGCATACCATAGCTTCATGCACATAAATATCAGTAGCGTTGTTAAATCAAAGGTTTATATGGGTCACAAAAGGTGCAAATAATCTGTAAACCGAAATGGACTTTTCACCTGTAGCTTTTCACAGAGTGCCACAGAGCTCCATATTGTTTCATCCAGTGAGATTTCTGGATGTTTACTCTCATCCCTGATTCTTACCGTGGATGATGAGGATGTAAGAACAACCCTTTTCAGAAATGGATTCTTCTTGCAAGATTTCAGCACATTCAGAGTACCATTTATCGCAGGAACAAGCATTTCTTCCTGCAACAGTAATAGCATGCACCATGCAGTGAGAGTGTAGTATAACAGTTCAGGTAAATAAACATTCAGATGCATCATAAAAACCGAAGATTGGAAGTAATTTTATCATGCCTTGCAATTGGAATCAGATTTGGCAAGGACAGGCGATGCAGTGTGGAAGACGCCTTCGCAAGCCATCACAGCATCGTCAAAGCTCCCTTCTTCCATCAGATCAGCTCTCACAAGTTGCAGCCTCTCCTTTGCACTTGGTAATCTCCAAAGGTGGGACACTTTCTCGCGATTGCCTGTTAAATTATCCAAAACACACACACCATAATTAATCTCACAGTTGTGAATAGTAGTAATGAACTGATGCACTGTcataatcaagaaaaatgctACACATACTTGGGTCTCTCACAGTTCCTATCACATGATAGCCCGCCTCAAGAAGCCTCTTGATGAGCCAAGAGGCGACGAAGCCTGAAGCACCAGTTACACACACTTTGCCCTTGGATGAGATCACCATTTTCTCAAACTGGAAGTGATGATGTTGAACTCTGAAGCAAATCAACCTGCTCATATAAGCACAGCAAAGAAATATCCTAGAGGAGGAGGACCAAGAAATGTTGTACATCACCTCATTTTTGTGATCATAATTAACTGATGGAGAAGCAGGTTGGTTGAGGGTAGATTCAGTTAGAATCTTCTCTAGGTAGGGAGTTGGTTGAGTACATTAGCAATGCGTTCTGCTTGACATTGCAAGAAAACTCCACATATGGTCAAGCAAATAGTATCAGGTTCCATGTAATCCACGGAATTCTTTTAATTAGCAAGACAATAACTAGAATTATTAAGGGAGAACTGAAAATGATAAAGATACACATTGCTACCAATCATTTACAGCTGCCAGAGTAACCAGGCGAACTCCAAGTAAGAAACAAATGATTGATTCCAAAACTTTTAACCCTAATAGCAGCAGCTAACGTTTCAACGAGTAGCTCGTCCCAGAAAATGCTTGGAACTTGGGCTCTTCCTTCTTTGCAAGTTCAT comes from the Oryza glaberrima chromosome 9, OglaRS2, whole genome shotgun sequence genome and includes:
- the LOC127785094 gene encoding tetraketide alpha-pyrone reductase 1-like; this encodes MYNISWSSSSRIFLCCAYMSRLICFRVQHHHFQFEKMVISSKGKVCVTGASGFVASWLIKRLLEAGYHVIGTVRDPSNREKVSHLWRLPSAKERLQLVRADLMEEGSFDDAVMACEGVFHTASPVLAKSDSNCKEEMLVPAINGTLNVLKSCKKNPFLKRVVLTSSSSTVRIRDESKHPEISLDETIWSSVALCEKLQLWYALAKISAEKAAWEFAKENNIDLVTVLPSFVIGPSLSHELSVTASDILGLLQGDTDRFISYGRMGYVHIDDVASCHILVYEAPQATGRYLCNSVVLDNNELVALLAKQFPIFPIPRSLRNPYEKQSYELNTSKIQQLGFKFKGVQEMFGDCVESLKDQGHLLECPL